The genomic region CCGCCACCGCAACCGCCTCACCGAGGCCAAACGCTTCAGCGACCTGGGCAGCCCCGTCCTGCTCCAGCTCGTCCTGGCCCACCTCATGGAGAACGGCGCCCTCGAACGCCACCTGCGCACCCTGCGCGCCCGCCACCGCAAACGCCGCGACACCCTCATCCGGGCCCTGGCCACCCACCTGCCCCACGCCCACGTCCACGGCGCCGCCGCCGGGCTGCACCTGACGCTCACCTTCAGCACACCCCTGGACGACACCGCCCTGGCCCGAGCCGCCCTGGCCCGCGGCGTACGCACCCACCCCCTGTCCTGGCACCGCCAACGCCCCGGACCCCCCGGGCTCGTCCTGGGCTACGCCGCCGCCACCGGCATCCCCGAGGCCGTCGCCGCACTCGGCCGCGCCCTGGCCCACACGCAGTCCACGTAGGTCCCGAGCAGGATCCCCTGGCGAGCCCGCTCGAACGCGCACACGCCCGAGCCGCCGAACGCGATCACCCGGGGTTGACCGACTGCGCCCGCCGGGACCGCTTCGGCCCGCGGTTCACGCGGTTCGCCGCAGGCGGGACCGCGCCCCTAGCGCCGGCACGAGGTGTCCTCGGGTTCGACCTCCAACAGGTCCTGCACTGTCACGCCTTCAGGGAGGGCCTCGTCGTACTCCCTGAGCTCCTCGCCCTCGTGGACCAGGGCACTCGCCTGTGGTGCCTCGTCGGAGCTCCGCGGGTTCGCGTGCGGCTCGGCCCGAGCCAGCTCACGCGCCAACGCGTCGACGGTCTCGCCCATCATCCGGCCCTCGAAGGTCCCCTCGCCCCGCAAGAGGGGTTCGGGCGAGTTCCGGCGTGCCTGGGCCGATTCCACCTGGCCCCCGCTCTCGCCGTTGCCGACCACCCCGTCATCGGCCGGGACCACGGAGTTGTTGTCCAACCCCATCCACATGGCCGGCCGGGGTTCGTCGCCCGGTGTGCAGCGCGCTTCCTCCCAGTCGATCGCGATGACGTAGTCGTGGCCCACCTCCACACGCGGCTCGTCCTGTGTACCGATCGGCGTCATGTTCTCCACGCCGCCGTTGAACACGAACCCCCACGCGGGGTACTCATACGTTGCCGGCGCCGACTGTGCCGGGTCGGGGGCCGACCACAGGACCCGCCGCACGTCCAGGGTGACCGTGCGGCCGACCATCCCCTCCCCGCGCTCGACCTCGACCGGCTCCGGTTCGTGCACCCGCTCGTCCACGGCACGGACCAGGACCACGTGGTCGGCGTTGCTCACCCAGTCCCGGGCGCTCTGGCCGGCCTTGCGGTAGGAGACGCCGGCACTGGTCAGGGGAAGTTCGTCGGGGCCGGGTTCATAGGTCGCCGCGTTGACGGCGACCACGACCGCGGCCACACCCGCACCCGCGGCCGTCAACACCCGAGCGCGCCTGCTGATACCGGACATGGGGAGGCCTTCCTGGTGGGCGACGCCGGTGGAACGGTACAAGCACCACCCCGTCGGGGTCCACGGGCCCCACAACCCCCGGGGACGCGCCGGCCCGTGCCACGCGGCCGCCGCGCCGGCACCGCTCACCTGCCCGATCCGGCCCCGAACGTGCCGCCCACCACACCGGCGTGACCAATCACGCACCCCCCACCAGCCATGACAGGACATCGAAACACCGCCGACACAGACGGCTGATGCGCGGGTAACACCCTGCGGGTTGCCTGAAACACGACCGCACCCGCACCAGGAGGAGTCCCACCCGCCATGGAAGAACTCGTCGTCATCGGCAACGGCATGGTCGGACACCGGCTCGTCGAAGCCCTCCGCGACCGCGACACCGGCCACCAGTGGCACATCACCGTCGTGGGCGAGGAACCCCGCACCGCCTACGACCGCGTCGCCCTGTCCTCCTACTTCGACGGAGCCAGCGCCCAGGACCTGTCCCTGGGCGACCTGACCGGGCCCGGCGTGGACATCCACGTCAACGAACGCGCCACCGGCATCGACCGCACCGCACGCACCGTCACCACCGCCTCGGGCCGCACCCTGGGCTACGACCGCCTCGTCCTGGCCACCGGCTCCACCCCCTTCGTGCCCCCCATCCCCGGCCACGACCGCGACGGCTGCCACGTCTACCGCACCATCGAGGACCTGGACGCCATCACCGCCTCCGCCCAGGGCGCCACCACCGGCGTGGTCATCGGCGGCGGCCTGCTCGGACTCGAAGCCGCCAACGCCCTGCGCCTGCTCGGCGTCAACGCCCACGTCGTCGAACTCGCCCCCCACCTGATGCCCGCCCAGATCGACGAAGGCGCCGGCGCGCTCCTGAAGAACCTCGTCGACGAGCTGGGCGTGACCGTGCACACCGGCACCGCCACCACCGCCATCGAGGACACCCCCCACGGCGGCGGCCACCGCCTGGTGCTGTCCAACGGCACCCACCTGGACGCCGACCTCGTCGTGTTCTCCGTGGGCATCCGCCCCCGCGACGACCTCGCCCGCGCCGGCGGCCTCGACGTCGGCGAGCGCGGCGGCGTGAGCATCGACGACACCTGTACCACCAGCGACCCCCGCATCCACGCCATCGGCGAAGCCGCCGCCCACCGCGGCACCGTCTACGGCCTCATCGCCCCCGGCAACGCCATGGCCGAAGTCGTCGCCGACCGCCTCCTGGGCGGCGACGCCACCTTCACCGGCGCCGACACCTCCACCAAGCTCAAACTCCTGGGCGTGGACGTGGCCAGCTTCGGCGACGCCCACGGGCGCACCGAAGGCGCACTGGACGTGGTCGTCAACGACGCCGCCGCCGGCCGCTACGCCAAACTCGTCCTGTCCGACGACGCCACCACCCTGCTCGGCGGCATCCTGGTCGGCGACGCCACCGCCTACGCCACCCTGCGCCCCATGGTCGGCTCACCCCTGCCCGGCGACCCGCTCGCCCTGATCACCCCCGAGGGCGGGGCCGCCCTGGGCGCCGACGCCCTGCCCGACTCCGCGCAGATCTGCTCCTGCAACGCCGTCACCAAGGGCGCCCTGTGCGAGGCCATCCACAACGAGGGCGCCACCGACGTGCCCGCCCTCAAGGCGTGCACCAAGGCCGGCACCAGCTGCGGCTCGTGCGTGCCCATGCTCAAGCAGATCCTCACCCAGCAGGGCATCGAGCAGTCCAAGGCCCTGTGCGAGCACTTCCCCCAATCACGCGCCGAACTCGTGGAGATCGTGCGCGCCACCAACACCGCCACCTTCTCCGCGCTCATCGCCGCCCACGGCACCGGCACCGGCTGCGACATCTGCAAGCCCGCCGTCGCCTCCATCCTGGCCTCCCTGGGCGGCGGCCACATCCTGGAGGGCGAAGCGGCCACCCTGCAGGACACCAACGACCGCTACCTGGCCAACATGCAGCGCAACGGCACCTACTCCGTCGTGCCCCGCATCCCCGGCGGCGAGATCACCCCCGACAAGCTCATCGTCATCGGCGAGGTCGCCCGCGACTTCCACCTCTACACCAAGATCACCGGCGGCCAGCGCATCGACCTGTTCGGCGCCCGCCTCGAACAACTGCCCGCCATCTGGTCCCGCCTGGTCAACGCCGGCTTCGAGTCCGGGCACGCCTACGGCAAGGCCCTGCGCACCGTCAA from Nocardiopsis aegyptia harbors:
- the nirB gene encoding nitrite reductase large subunit NirB translates to MEELVVIGNGMVGHRLVEALRDRDTGHQWHITVVGEEPRTAYDRVALSSYFDGASAQDLSLGDLTGPGVDIHVNERATGIDRTARTVTTASGRTLGYDRLVLATGSTPFVPPIPGHDRDGCHVYRTIEDLDAITASAQGATTGVVIGGGLLGLEAANALRLLGVNAHVVELAPHLMPAQIDEGAGALLKNLVDELGVTVHTGTATTAIEDTPHGGGHRLVLSNGTHLDADLVVFSVGIRPRDDLARAGGLDVGERGGVSIDDTCTTSDPRIHAIGEAAAHRGTVYGLIAPGNAMAEVVADRLLGGDATFTGADTSTKLKLLGVDVASFGDAHGRTEGALDVVVNDAAAGRYAKLVLSDDATTLLGGILVGDATAYATLRPMVGSPLPGDPLALITPEGGAALGADALPDSAQICSCNAVTKGALCEAIHNEGATDVPALKACTKAGTSCGSCVPMLKQILTQQGIEQSKALCEHFPQSRAELVEIVRATNTATFSALIAAHGTGTGCDICKPAVASILASLGGGHILEGEAATLQDTNDRYLANMQRNGTYSVVPRIPGGEITPDKLIVIGEVARDFHLYTKITGGQRIDLFGARLEQLPAIWSRLVNAGFESGHAYGKALRTVKSCVGTTWCRYGVQDSVGLAIRLEERYRGLRSPHKLKSAVSGCARECAEARSKDFGIIATDQGWNLYVGGNGGFTPRHAELLASDLDEDTLIRYIDRFLMFYIRTADRLQRTAPWIEALDGGLDHLRDVVVNDSLGIAHELEAAMTDHVAAYADEWAAVLADPDKLARFVSFTNAPDTPDPTISFTTTREQPTPDTPLNLGMPTHRSKEAAR